From a single Calothrix sp. NIES-2098 genomic region:
- a CDS encoding HlyD family secretion protein: MPNLSHNSSSMLAQTMQDGSVSNEAADEVNNWYYGTEELLETLPQLWTRSILYLILGFLAIALPWAMLSKVDETGSARGRLEPKGATQRLDSSVNASVTAVKVKEGDKVRAGQLLVQLESDVLQTELQQINTKLEGLKNRLAQLELVKNQLMLSISVQEQQNKSQELEKAAQVNQAQENLETKQNTYNLQKLEKQALVEEAQQEIATTQNDQKSTHELVAIDARQVERFNKLVTDGAVSATQIDQLRKEAQQSKRLYEKAQSDVKQAKLHLTGEMSRYQSTMNQLTSEIKQATLHLQEQKSSYQSLLQTGKLAVLKNQQQLKDLQIQITALQSEIAQTVSQIVSLKLQLQQRIVRSPINGTIFALPISKPGSVVQPGQMIAQIAPQNTSFVLKAQMSSQQSGFLQVGMPVKIKFDAYPFQDYGVLQGKLNWISPDSKIQPTNSGNLETYELEIALANPYIQTANKRILLTPGQTATAEVIIRQRRVIDFILDPFKKLQSSGLKL, encoded by the coding sequence ATGCCAAACCTATCTCATAATTCATCATCTATGCTTGCTCAAACAATGCAGGATGGCAGCGTTAGTAACGAAGCAGCAGATGAGGTAAATAATTGGTATTACGGTACTGAAGAGTTACTAGAGACTTTACCACAGCTTTGGACACGCTCAATATTGTATTTGATTTTAGGATTTCTTGCGATCGCTTTACCTTGGGCTATGCTCTCAAAAGTTGATGAGACAGGAAGCGCCAGAGGACGGCTAGAACCCAAAGGTGCAACCCAAAGATTAGACAGTTCAGTTAACGCTAGCGTCACCGCCGTCAAAGTTAAAGAAGGAGACAAAGTTAGAGCAGGACAGTTGCTAGTTCAGCTAGAGTCTGATGTTTTGCAAACTGAACTTCAGCAGATAAATACCAAACTCGAAGGGCTAAAAAATCGGTTGGCGCAATTAGAACTAGTAAAAAATCAATTGATGCTATCGATTAGCGTCCAAGAACAGCAAAACAAATCTCAAGAATTAGAAAAAGCTGCCCAAGTTAACCAGGCGCAGGAGAACCTGGAAACAAAACAGAATACTTATAACCTACAAAAGCTAGAAAAGCAGGCATTAGTAGAGGAGGCACAACAAGAAATTGCCACCACTCAAAATGACCAAAAATCAACTCATGAACTTGTGGCTATAGATGCTAGACAAGTTGAACGGTTTAACAAACTTGTGACTGATGGTGCAGTTTCTGCGACCCAAATCGATCAACTCAGAAAGGAAGCACAACAAAGCAAACGATTATATGAAAAAGCACAATCTGATGTTAAACAAGCAAAATTACACTTGACTGGAGAGATGAGCCGTTATCAGTCAACAATGAATCAGTTGACTTCAGAGATTAAGCAAGCAACATTGCATTTACAAGAGCAGAAAAGTAGCTATCAAAGCCTTTTGCAAACAGGTAAACTAGCTGTACTAAAAAATCAACAGCAACTTAAAGATTTGCAAATCCAAATCACAGCTTTGCAATCAGAAATCGCTCAAACCGTCAGTCAGATAGTATCACTAAAGCTTCAATTACAGCAACGCATTGTGCGATCGCCTATTAACGGCACAATTTTTGCTTTGCCCATCTCTAAGCCTGGAAGTGTCGTACAACCCGGCCAAATGATTGCTCAAATTGCACCTCAAAATACTTCCTTCGTACTCAAAGCCCAAATGTCTAGTCAACAAAGCGGCTTCTTGCAAGTGGGAATGCCAGTAAAAATTAAATTTGATGCTTATCCCTTCCAAGATTATGGAGTGCTACAAGGAAAATTAAATTGGATTTCACCAGACTCAAAAATTCAGCCAACAAACTCAGGAAACTTAGAAACCTATGAATTGGAAATTGCGTTAGCAAATCCCTATATACAAACTGCTAACAAACGCATACTGCTAACTCCTGGTCAGACCGCAACTGCCGAAGTAATTATCCGGCAGCGTCGGGTTATTGACTTTATTTTAGATCCATTTAAAAAGTTGCAAAGTAGCGGTTTAAAACTTTAA
- a CDS encoding cyclic nucleotide-regulated ABC bacteriocin/lantibiotic exporter — protein sequence MTSVFSQAQLGEQLGVVLGENLEERELQSCLAAMEIVEPPIAKQFWQAVQAKPGIYLVLAGKVRLLDSGENLITTLSPGASFGEITLFPEASLQPYSARSSLNLKLGYLQQQTLQALMGKYPSIRDRLFDRAELWDLLMFCRQHSIAKGSISVEDMFKALVYFSRQNLEIGSVPAKLVAETQLLIVRRGELQHSDGSRLIPGNISAMKPGSWQAIQPTLAYSLKNADWQKALQHWGQLAELINLQAPPTAIAEQPSSNVISFPSQTQDQKQQKQRRAYFPSPKVRLRHWWGHLSKRYPFYQQQSASDCGAACLVMISRFWGKRLSLNRLRELANVTRDGSSLRGLTAAAESIGFTSRPVRASLDKLAQQPLPAIAHWEGNHYIVIYEITKKHVIVGDPAIGQRHLSIAAFKAGWTGYALLLQPTTLLRETEEASSEFWQFFDLVKPHWQVLLEVFIASVLIQLLGLVTPLFTQLLLDRVIVQGSTLTLNTVGLGLLIFGLFRIIINGARQYWLDHTANRVGVALLVGFIQHTFRLPLAFFESRYVGDIVSRVQENQKIQRFLTGEALSICLDLLTVVIYIGLMFWYNWQLALLTLAIVPPFFLLALIATPLFRRISQEIFTALAKENSYLIQALTGIRSIRSMAIEQTVRWHWEELLNQLIKKAFAGQVVSNQLQICSATIETFATTGLLWFGAWQVINSQLTIGQLVAFNMLLGNVIRPFQRLSVLWNQLQEVIISAERINDVLGAEPEEDLILSPRQSLPRLRAHIRFENVTFRYHQDSEINVLENLSFEIQPEQNVAVVGRSGSGKTTLSKLILGLYPPTNGKILIDGQDVTNISLRSLRSQIGIVDQDTFLFGGTIRENLSIAHPEASLEEIREAAHLAGADEFIQQLPMGYETQIGEGGGLLSGGQRQRLAIARALLGNPHLLLLDEATSHLDAESERIIQNNLNTILKGRTSLIIAHRLSTVRNADLILVLDRGVLIESGTHDELIAKKGHYFYLNQQQLGQRELGVRS from the coding sequence ATGACATCAGTATTTTCACAAGCGCAGCTTGGCGAACAGCTCGGCGTTGTCTTGGGTGAGAATCTAGAAGAGAGAGAACTGCAAAGCTGCTTGGCGGCGATGGAAATTGTGGAACCGCCGATCGCAAAACAGTTTTGGCAAGCAGTACAAGCAAAGCCAGGAATTTATTTAGTCTTAGCAGGTAAAGTCCGACTGCTGGATAGTGGGGAGAACTTAATTACTACCCTTTCCCCTGGCGCATCATTTGGTGAAATAACTTTATTTCCCGAAGCAAGTTTGCAACCTTATTCAGCCAGATCTTCTTTGAACTTAAAACTTGGTTATCTTCAACAACAAACATTACAAGCTTTGATGGGCAAATATCCCAGCATCCGCGATCGCCTCTTCGATCGTGCAGAACTTTGGGATTTACTGATGTTTTGTCGGCAGCATTCAATCGCTAAAGGCTCCATATCTGTTGAAGATATGTTCAAAGCTTTAGTTTATTTCTCGCGACAAAATCTAGAGATTGGTTCAGTACCAGCCAAACTAGTTGCAGAAACTCAGCTATTGATAGTGCGTCGGGGAGAATTACAGCATTCTGACGGTAGCAGATTAATACCTGGCAATATCTCTGCAATGAAACCGGGGAGTTGGCAAGCTATACAACCAACGCTCGCTTATAGTCTGAAAAATGCTGATTGGCAAAAAGCATTGCAACATTGGGGACAATTAGCGGAATTGATTAATTTACAAGCACCCCCAACCGCCATTGCAGAACAGCCTAGCAGCAACGTGATTTCTTTTCCCTCTCAGACTCAGGATCAAAAACAGCAAAAGCAGCGCCGCGCTTACTTTCCCAGCCCTAAAGTCAGATTACGGCATTGGTGGGGACACCTCAGCAAGCGTTATCCTTTTTACCAACAACAAAGTGCGTCTGACTGTGGAGCTGCTTGTTTAGTAATGATTAGTCGCTTTTGGGGTAAGCGATTAAGTCTCAATCGCCTGCGAGAGTTAGCTAACGTCACCCGCGACGGTTCATCACTACGAGGTTTAACAGCAGCAGCAGAAAGCATTGGTTTTACTAGCCGTCCGGTGAGAGCCAGTCTCGATAAATTAGCACAACAACCCTTACCTGCGATCGCTCACTGGGAAGGAAATCATTACATCGTCATCTACGAAATTACAAAAAAACACGTGATTGTAGGCGATCCCGCCATCGGTCAACGCCACCTTAGCATTGCTGCATTTAAAGCTGGGTGGACTGGTTATGCCTTATTGTTGCAGCCTACAACCTTACTTAGAGAAACCGAGGAAGCTAGTTCAGAATTCTGGCAGTTTTTTGATTTAGTTAAACCTCATTGGCAAGTGCTGCTAGAAGTCTTTATTGCTTCCGTGTTAATACAGCTGTTGGGATTGGTAACGCCGTTATTTACTCAACTTCTTTTAGACCGAGTTATTGTTCAAGGTAGTACCCTCACTTTAAATACAGTGGGTTTGGGGTTGCTGATTTTTGGGTTGTTTCGCATTATCATCAACGGTGCCAGACAATATTGGTTAGATCACACTGCTAATCGCGTCGGAGTAGCACTTTTAGTAGGGTTTATTCAACATACCTTCCGCTTACCCTTGGCATTTTTTGAATCGCGTTATGTGGGTGACATTGTTTCTCGCGTTCAAGAAAATCAGAAAATACAGAGATTTCTCACGGGAGAGGCATTATCAATCTGTTTGGATTTGCTAACAGTAGTCATCTATATAGGGTTAATGTTTTGGTATAACTGGCAGTTGGCGCTGCTGACTTTAGCAATTGTGCCACCATTTTTTTTACTGGCACTGATAGCAACTCCCTTATTTCGTCGCATTTCCCAAGAGATTTTTACTGCCTTAGCGAAAGAAAACAGTTATTTAATTCAAGCTTTAACAGGTATTCGCTCAATTCGTTCAATGGCAATTGAGCAGACAGTGCGCTGGCATTGGGAAGAATTGTTAAATCAATTAATTAAAAAAGCCTTTGCCGGACAAGTAGTTAGCAACCAACTACAAATTTGTAGCGCCACTATTGAAACATTCGCCACTACAGGTTTATTGTGGTTTGGTGCGTGGCAAGTAATTAATAGCCAACTGACTATCGGACAATTAGTTGCTTTTAATATGTTATTAGGCAACGTCATTCGTCCCTTTCAAAGACTTTCGGTGTTATGGAACCAATTGCAAGAAGTTATCATTTCTGCTGAACGGATTAATGATGTTTTAGGGGCAGAACCAGAAGAAGATTTAATTTTATCACCTCGTCAATCTTTACCTAGATTACGCGCTCATATTCGCTTTGAAAATGTGACTTTCCGCTATCATCAAGACAGCGAAATTAATGTCCTAGAAAATCTCAGTTTTGAAATTCAACCAGAACAAAATGTAGCTGTCGTGGGGCGTAGTGGTTCTGGCAAAACTACCCTGTCAAAATTGATTTTAGGTTTATACCCGCCAACGAATGGCAAAATCTTGATAGATGGTCAAGATGTGACTAATATATCCTTGCGATCGCTTCGTTCGCAAATCGGGATTGTAGATCAAGATACATTTTTATTTGGCGGTACAATTAGGGAAAATCTCAGTATTGCTCACCCAGAAGCTAGTCTAGAAGAGATTAGAGAGGCTGCACATTTGGCGGGAGCAGATGAATTTATTCAACAATTACCAATGGGGTATGAAACCCAAATTGGTGAAGGCGGCGGATTGTTATCTGGGGGACAACGCCAACGTTTAGCGATCGCGCGTGCGTTGTTAGGAAATCCCCATTTATTGTTATTAGATGAAGCCACCAGTCACCTTGATGCTGAATCTGAGCGAATTATTCAGAATAATCTCAACACAATTCTCAAAGGACGTACCAGTTTAATCATTGCACATCGCCTTTCGACAGTGCGAAATGCTGACTTAATTTTGGTTTTAGATCGTGGTGTATTGATCGAAAGCGGTACTCACGACGAATTAATTGCCAAAAAGGGGCATTACTTTTATCTCAACCAACAACAACTAGGTCAAAGAGAGTTAGGAGTTAGAAGTTAA